Proteins from a genomic interval of Fundulus heteroclitus isolate FHET01 chromosome 21, MU-UCD_Fhet_4.1, whole genome shotgun sequence:
- the htr5ab gene encoding 5-hydroxytryptamine (serotonin) receptor 5A, genome duplicate b, with amino-acid sequence MTFSNSSSLTANLSGALDGYDSGGNLYLPFSVFSVLTLTLLVMLVVATFLWNLLVLVTILRVRTFHRVPHNLVASMAISDVMVAALVMPLSLVHELNGRLWKLGRVLCQVWISFDVLCCTASIWNVTAIALDRYWSITRHLEYTLKTRKKISNVMIALTWLLSSIISLSPLFGWGETYSEGMKCQVSQEPSYTIFSTFGAFYLPLCVVLFVYWKIYKAAKFRIGSRKTNTITPMAEVKEEAQQPQMVFTVRHATVTFQTDGDTWREQKEKKAALMVGILIGVFVLCWIPFFITELIVPLCSCDIPPIWKSVFLWLGYSNSFFNPLIYTAFNKNYNNALRNLFSRQR; translated from the exons ATGACGTTCAGCAACTCCAGCTCGCTGACAGCCAACCTCAGTGGGGCTCTGGATGGCTACGACTCCGGGGGAAACCTTTACCTGCCATTTTCCGTTTTCAGCGTGCTCACTCTCACTTTGCTGGTAATGCTGGTGGTGGCCACCTTCCTGTGGAACCTGCTGGTGCTGGTGACCATCCTGAGGGTGAGGACATTCCACCGGGTGCCCCACAACCTGGTGGCCTCCATGGCCATCTCGGATGTGATGGTGGCCGCGCTGGTTATGCCGCTTAGCCTGGTCCACGAGCTGAACGGCAGGCTGTGGAAACTCGGACGCGTGCTCTGTCAGGTGTGGATCTCGTTCGACGTGCTCTGCTGCACGGCCAGCATCTGGAACGTGACAGCCATAGCGCTGGACCGCTACTGGTCCATCACCAGGCACCTGGAGTACACGCTCAAGACTCGAAAAAAGATCTCCAACGTGATGATTGCGCTCACGTGGCTGCTGTCGTCCATAATCTCCCTCTCGCCACTCTTTGGCTGGGGGGAGACGTACTCAGAAGGGATGAAGTGTCAAGTGAGCCAGGAGCCATCCTACACCATCTTCTCCACCTTTGGGGCATTTTATCTGCCACTTTGTGTGGTTCTGTTTGTCTACTGGAAGATCTACAAAGCTGCCAAGTTTCGCATTGGCTCTCGCAAGACGAACACAATCACACCCATGGCTGAG GTAAAGGAGGAAGCCCAACAGCCACAGATGGTGTTCACCGTTCGCCACGCAACCGTGACCTTCCAGACAGATGGGGACACATGGCGGGAGCAGAAGGAGAAAAAGGCAGCCCTTATGGTCGGCATTTTGATCGGCGTGTTTGTGCTTTGCTGGATCCCTTTCTTTATCACCGAGCTCATTGTGCCACTCTGCTCCTGTGACATCCCACCAATTTGGAAAAGCGTTTTTCTTTGGCTGGGCTActcaaattccttttttaacCCGCTCATATACACTGCCTTCAACAAGAACTACAACAACGCCCTAAGGAACCTCTTCTCCCGACAGCGCTGA